In the genome of Magnolia sinica isolate HGM2019 chromosome 2, MsV1, whole genome shotgun sequence, one region contains:
- the LOC131236965 gene encoding UTP--glucose-1-phosphate uridylyltransferase — MATVTAAPLSSETEKISKLQSAVAGLTQISENEKSGFVNLVSRYLSGEAQQIEWSKIQTPTDEVVVPYDSMAPAPEDLSETKKLLDKLVVLKLNGGLGTTMGCTGPKSVIEVRNGLTFLDLIVIQIESLNAKYGCKVPLLLMNSFNTHDDTLKIVERYSNSNVEIHTFNQSQYPRLVVDDFLPLPCKGQTGKDGWYPPGHGDVFPSLKNSGKLDALLSQGKEYVFVANSDNLGAIVDLKILNHLIQHKNEYCMEVTPKTLADVKGGTLISYEGKVQLLEIAQVPDEHVNEFKSIEKFKIFNTNNLWVSLKAIKRLVEADALKMEIIPNPKEVDGVKVLQLETAAGAAIRFFDHAIGANVPRSRFLPVKATSDLLLVQSDLYTLADGFVIRNSARTNPANPSIELGPEFKKVNNFLSRFKSIPSILELDSLKVVGDVWFGAGVTLKGKVSITANAGEKLEIPDGAVLENKEVKSAKDI, encoded by the exons atGGCGACCGTCACTGCCGCTCCTCTCTCTTCCGAGACCGAGAAGATCTCGAAGCTTCAATCTGCAGTTGCAGGCCTCACTCAGATTAG tgaAAACGAGAAATCTGGATTCGTGAATCTTGTGTCTCGTTATCTAAG TGGAGAAGCGCAGCAGATTGAATGGAGTAAGATCCAGACTCCGACAGATGAAGTCGTCGTTCCTTATGATAGCATGGCACCGGCTCCTGAAG ATCTTTCTGAGACTAAGAAACTTCTTGACAAGCTTGTTGTGCTGAAGCTGAATGGAGGTTTGGGGACTACGATGGGTTGCACTGGTCCCAA GTCTGTCATTGAAGTTCGCAATGGGCTGacttttcttgatttgattgttATCCAAATTGAG TCTCTCAATGCTAAGTACGGATGCAAGGTTCCATTGCTCCTAATGAATTCATTCAATACACATGATGATACATTGAAG ATTGTGGAGAGATATTCCAACTCAAACGTTGAGATTCATACTTTCAATCAG AGCCAATACCCTCGTTTGGTTGTTGATGATTTTCTTCCGTTGCCATGCAAAGGCCAGACAGGCAAGGATGGCTG GTATCCTCCTGGCCATGGTGATGTATTCCCATCCTTGAAGAACAGTGGCAAACTTGATGCCTTATTATCACAG GGCAAGGAATATGTTTTTGTTGCCAACTCAGATAACTTGGGGGCTATTGTTGACTTAA AAATCCTAAATCATCTGATCCAACACAAGAATGAGTACTGCATGGAG GTGACCCCAAAAACTTTGGCTGATGTTAAAGGTGGTACCCTCATCTCATATGAAGGAAAAGTTCAG CTCCTGGAAATTGCACAAGTTCCTGACGAACAT GTAAATGAATTTAAATCAATAGAAAAATTCAAGATTTTCAACACCAACAACTT GTGGGTGAGTTTGAAGGCCATTAAACGGTTGGTGGAGGCCGACGCCCTTAAAATGGAGATTATTCCAAACCCTAAG GAAGTGGATGGTGTGAAAGTTCTTCAGCTGGAAACTGCAGCTGGAGCAGCAATACGG TTCTTTGATCATGCTATTGGTGCGAATGTTCCACGATCTCGGTTTCTTCCAGTGAAGGCAACATCTGATTTGCTTCTCGTCCAG TCGGATCTTTATACCTTGGCCGATGGCTTTGTAATCAGGAACAGTGCAAGAACTAATCCAGCAAACCCTTCTATTGAGTTGGGACCTGAATTCAAAAAG GTCAACAACTTTCTCAGTCGCTTCAAGTCCATCCCTAGCATCCTTGAGCTTGACAGCTTGAAGGTTGTTGGTGATGTATGGTTCGGTGCTGGTGTAACACTCAAG GGAAAAGTGAGTATCACTGCAAATGCTGGGGAAAAACTGGAAATTCCTGATGGAGCTGTACTTGAGAACAAG GAGGTCAAGAGTGCCAAGGacatttga
- the LOC131228478 gene encoding protein VACUOLELESS GAMETOPHYTES-like → MGKLSNDATIQHFSHPHPLELVQLSTIHFPASPCAGCKLKASSWIYACKPCNYVLHITCSQMPQLINHPSDPHHPLSLFPLPAYPEGFFNCDACSRRGNGFSYHCGVCDLDIHILCASMPLSVSHPAHHHPLNLVFFPPYESKGFSCDICENLGASHWLYRCSTCEFDAHMVCATAKPRPTVQAQNQYPQGIPQQQHQLLRPAANPQFQAPGDGLRNGPQQGYTPTYYVDGPSQGIHQAGPPAGGNGPGNSLADQTMQGFIDGTAQQAGESFMQGITGDGSGNGVGDGGGGDSSSGSIFSNLLGGSSGGSND, encoded by the coding sequence atggggaaGCTAAGCAACGACGCAACCATCCAACATTTCAGCCACCCACATCCCCTAGAGCTGGTGCAGCTCTCCACCATCCATTTCCCAGCCTCACCATGCGCTGGGTGCAAGCTCAAAGCTTCTTCATGGATCTACGCATGCAAGCCATGCAACTACGTACTCCACATCACGTGTTCCCAGATGCCTCAGCTCATCAACCACCCCTCTGACCCCCACcaccctctctccctcttccCCCTCCCTGCCTACCCCGAAGGCTTCTTCAACTGCGACGCCTGTAGCCGCCGCGGCAACGGATTCTCTTACCACTGTGGGGTCTGTGATCTCGACATCCACATCCTCTGCGCTTCCATGCCTCTGTCTGTCAGTCACCCAGCCCACCACCACCCTCTCAATCTCGTCTTCTTCCCTCCCTACGAAAGCAAAGGTTTCTCTTGCGACATTTGCGAGAACTTAGGTGCAAGCCATTGGCTTTACCGTTGCAGCACATGTGAGTTCGACGCTCACATGGTCTGCGCCACAGCTAAGCCAAGGCCTACAGTGCAGGCTCAGAATCAGTATCCTCAAGGGATCCCACAACAACAGCATCAGCTGCTACGGCCAGCTGCTAACCCACAGTTTCAGGCTCCTGGTGATGGATTAAGGAATGGACCCCAGCAGGGATATACACCTACTTACTATGTGGATGGCCCGAGTCAAGGCATCCATCAAGCCGGTCCGCCCGCGGGGGGGAATGGGCCAGGTAACAGTTTGGCAGATCAGACGATGCAAGGATTCATCGATGGCACCGCTCAGCAGGCTGGAGAGAGTTTCATGCAGGGTATTACAGGAGATGGAAGTGGAAATGGAGTTGGAGATGGAGGTGGAGGAGATTCTTCATCTGGTTCTATCTTTAGCAATCTCTTGGGGGGTTCCAGTGGAGGTTCCAATGACTGA